A region from the Acidimicrobiales bacterium genome encodes:
- a CDS encoding xanthine dehydrogenase family protein subunit M encodes MKPALFDYHAPTTIEEAAALLHEHAEEAKVLAGGQSLVPMLALRLSRFEHLVDVNHVDELAGVDAEGEGLRIGAMTRQAVAERSAEVARRAPLLARALPFIGHFQIRNRGTVGGTIAHADPASELPAVACALDAEMEVASVRGSHRIAASSFFTSVWETALEPDELLVAVHLAAAPPRSGNGFEELAWRLGDFAIAGAACHLTLDAAGTVAHAAIALMGMGPTPLRAGAAEAALSGQDAGRVDLAEVAALALAGVSPVDDVHASAAYRLRVAAPMIRRVVGQALEEARRG; translated from the coding sequence GTGAAGCCGGCCCTATTCGACTACCACGCACCGACGACGATCGAAGAGGCCGCCGCGCTGCTGCACGAGCACGCCGAGGAGGCCAAGGTCCTCGCCGGTGGCCAGAGCCTCGTGCCGATGCTCGCGCTCCGCCTCTCGCGCTTCGAGCACCTCGTCGACGTGAACCACGTCGACGAGCTCGCCGGGGTGGACGCCGAGGGAGAGGGCCTCCGCATCGGCGCGATGACGCGGCAGGCGGTCGCCGAGCGCTCCGCGGAGGTCGCCCGACGGGCCCCACTGCTCGCCCGCGCCTTGCCCTTCATCGGCCACTTCCAGATCCGCAACCGCGGCACGGTCGGCGGGACGATCGCGCACGCCGACCCGGCGTCCGAGCTGCCCGCCGTGGCCTGCGCCCTCGACGCCGAGATGGAGGTGGCGAGCGTCCGCGGCTCGCACAGGATCGCCGCCTCGTCCTTCTTCACCTCGGTCTGGGAGACCGCCCTCGAGCCCGACGAGCTGCTCGTGGCCGTGCACCTCGCGGCGGCACCGCCCCGGTCGGGGAACGGCTTCGAGGAGCTCGCCTGGCGCCTCGGCGACTTCGCGATCGCCGGCGCCGCCTGCCACCTCACCCTCGACGCCGCGGGCACGGTGGCGCACGCCGCGATCGCGCTGATGGGCATGGGCCCGACCCCGCTGCGCGCCGGGGCGGCTGAGGCGGCGCTCTCCGGGCAAGACGCAGGGCGCGTCGATCTCGCCGAGGTCGCGGCGCTCGCGCTCGCAGGCGTCTCCCCCGTCGACGACGTCCACGCTTCGGCGGCGTACCGCCTGCGCGTCGCCGCACCGATGATCCGCCGCGTCGTCGGCCAGGCGCTCGAGGAGGCACGCCGTGGATGA
- the orn gene encoding oligoribonuclease, translated as MLVWMDLEMTGLDPDRHVIVEIATLVTDDQLAIVAEGPDLVVSASADELAKMDAVVDKMHRESGLLAAIEASPLTLEEAGAETLAFIKEHVKEAGRVPLCGNSIGVDRRFLSRHLPEIENYLNYRSVDVSTVKELCRRWAPGLYGKAPKKSGNHRALDDIRESVAELAYYRDRFFRIADGDDGAPAE; from the coding sequence ATGCTCGTCTGGATGGATCTCGAGATGACCGGCCTCGACCCCGACCGGCACGTCATCGTCGAGATCGCCACGCTCGTCACCGACGACCAGCTCGCGATCGTCGCCGAAGGGCCCGACCTCGTCGTCTCGGCGAGCGCCGACGAGCTCGCGAAGATGGACGCCGTCGTCGACAAGATGCACCGCGAGTCCGGGCTGCTGGCGGCGATCGAGGCCTCCCCCCTCACCTTGGAGGAGGCGGGCGCCGAGACGCTCGCGTTCATCAAGGAGCACGTGAAGGAGGCGGGGCGGGTCCCGCTCTGCGGCAACTCGATCGGCGTCGACCGCCGCTTCCTCAGTCGCCACCTCCCCGAGATCGAGAACTACCTGAACTACCGATCGGTCGACGTCTCGACGGTGAAGGAGCTCTGCCGGCGGTGGGCGCCGGGGCTGTATGGCAAGGCGCCGAAGAAGTCCGGGAACCACCGGGCCCTCGACGACATCCGCGAGAGCGTCGCCGAGCTCGCCTACTACCGCGACCGCTTCTTCCGCATCGCCGACGGGGACGACGGAGCGCCCGCGGAGTAG
- the dut gene encoding dUTP diphosphatase yields the protein MIEVPIVLLDEELAAPAYARVGDAGADLVAREDLRLEPRGGRGLVSTGVAVSIPVGYAGLVLPRSGLAARHGITCLNSPGLIDSGYRGELQVLLVNTDPEIAYEVRRGDRVAQLVIVPVEQASFVRGEILPTSQRGEGGFGHTGR from the coding sequence GTGATCGAGGTCCCGATCGTCCTCCTCGACGAGGAGCTCGCTGCGCCTGCGTACGCGCGCGTCGGCGACGCCGGCGCCGACCTCGTGGCCCGCGAGGACCTCCGCCTCGAGCCGCGCGGCGGGCGCGGCCTGGTTTCGACCGGCGTCGCGGTCTCGATTCCCGTCGGCTACGCGGGGCTCGTGCTTCCTCGGAGCGGCCTTGCCGCCCGCCACGGCATCACCTGCCTGAACAGTCCCGGCCTCATCGACTCCGGCTACCGGGGCGAACTGCAGGTGCTGCTCGTGAACACCGACCCCGAGATCGCCTACGAGGTCCGACGCGGCGATCGCGTGGCACAGCTCGTGATCGTGCCGGTCGAGCAGGCGAGCTTCGTGCGCGGCGAGATCCTCCCCACGAGCCAGCGAGGCGAGGGGGGATTCGGTCACACCGGCCGGTGA
- a CDS encoding (2Fe-2S)-binding protein — protein sequence MDELPVEIVVNGERVRALVEARETLADFLRDRCSLTGTHLACEHGVCGACTVLLDGAAVRACLLFAVQVRGQSVTTVEGLSPTDGTLSAVQEAFWANHGLQCGFCTPGFVVSMTAFLRDHPVPSDEEIREGLSGNLCRCTGYQGILKAVRAAAETLSGAEDE from the coding sequence GTGGATGAGCTCCCCGTCGAGATCGTGGTGAACGGCGAGCGAGTCCGCGCCTTGGTCGAGGCGCGCGAGACCCTCGCCGACTTCCTCCGCGACCGCTGCTCGCTCACCGGCACCCACCTCGCCTGCGAACACGGCGTCTGCGGGGCGTGCACCGTCCTCCTCGACGGTGCGGCGGTGCGAGCCTGCCTGCTCTTCGCCGTGCAGGTGCGCGGGCAGTCGGTGACGACCGTCGAGGGCCTCTCCCCGACCGACGGCACCCTCAGCGCGGTGCAGGAGGCGTTCTGGGCGAACCACGGCCTGCAGTGCGGCTTTTGCACCCCGGGCTTCGTGGTCTCGATGACCGCCTTCCTCCGCGACCACCCTGTACCGAGCGACGAGGAGATCCGCGAAGGCCTCTCGGGCAACCTCTGCCGCTGCACCGGCTACCAGGGGATCCTGAAGGCGGTGCGCGCCGCGGCCGAGACGCTGAGTGGCGCCGAGGACGAGTAG
- a CDS encoding NUDIX domain-containing protein has translation MPAVSAAFCCFRRTAEGAEVLLVHPGGPYFAHRDEGVWSIPKGLAEPGEELLETARREFTEEVGAPPPAGSVIELGEVRQRNGKRVVAFAAESDDPALAFVCSNDFELEWPPRSGELQRFPECDRGAWCSLAEAKRVLVEAQGELIDRLQEVLAGELR, from the coding sequence ATGCCGGCGGTGAGCGCCGCCTTCTGCTGCTTCCGGCGCACCGCCGAGGGCGCGGAGGTGCTCCTCGTCCACCCCGGAGGCCCCTACTTCGCGCATCGCGACGAGGGGGTGTGGTCGATCCCGAAGGGGCTCGCCGAGCCGGGGGAGGAGTTGCTCGAGACGGCGCGTCGCGAGTTCACCGAGGAGGTGGGCGCCCCACCCCCCGCCGGGTCGGTGATCGAGCTCGGGGAGGTGCGCCAGCGCAACGGGAAGCGGGTCGTGGCCTTCGCGGCCGAGAGTGATGACCCGGCCCTTGCCTTCGTCTGCTCGAACGACTTCGAGCTCGAGTGGCCACCCCGCTCGGGCGAGCTGCAGCGCTTCCCCGAGTGCGACCGCGGCGCGTGGTGCTCCCTCGCAGAGGCGAAGCGGGTGCTCGTCGAGGCGCAGGGCGAGCTGATCGACCGCCTGCAGGAGGTGCTGGCGGGCGAGCTCCGCTGA
- a CDS encoding xanthine dehydrogenase family protein molybdopterin-binding subunit has protein sequence MTQVEAGSAARFVGARARRKEDPRLLTGQGAYVADIELRGCAHVAFVRSPYPKATIDAFELDAARAAPGVRGVLTGAELSVGLKLPGGWRGSLLATTAVSYVGEPVVMVVADSRAEAEDAAELVEVRYTPQQPVIDLEEAVADTVFAHDADTSNAFNPSVSEGFATVDAALAAAPHCFTERIEQHRYVHSPMEGRAVAARWQSATGQLTVWISTQGPHPAVSHFASVMQVDQTKVRVIAGDVGGAFGQKISVSREETAIPVAARLLDRPLRWIEDRYENLVAGPHARREFADVSVATDEEGRILAMKVDHYQDCGAYGGSGGGNFVTMIPGPYRIPVVEVRSTSIRTNTSSRAAYRGPWMLESVLRETMLDLIARRLGIDVLEIRRRNILHREELPYRTGTGMNYDLITAEETMERAVALLDYGAFRSAQQEARREGRYLGVGISVFVEPSAMGARRVSDGAAIRIDTSGKVLVSVGSGSQGHSVETTICQIVADELGVDLADVSIVIGDTAATPFGATTGGSRNAVSGGNSAIKAAVDLRGKVLEIAGHALEASVEDLEIEKGVVQVRGAPVRQKSLGEIATLAETSLNLPAGMQPGLETVGRFTTSTGYTFSNATHVAVCEVDVETGQVAVRRFIVSEDCGVMINPNVVEGQIAGGVIQGIGGVLYEHFVYDEAGNPLTTTYLDYLIPTSTEVPVIEYDHLETAATTNPGGFKGMGEGGAIGAPAAIINAVADALAPFGVEITRQPLTPPRVLALLDGAALPA, from the coding sequence GTGACACAAGTCGAGGCAGGGAGCGCAGCCCGCTTCGTCGGCGCGCGTGCCCGCCGCAAGGAGGACCCCCGCCTGCTCACCGGGCAGGGCGCCTACGTCGCGGACATCGAGCTGCGCGGCTGCGCGCACGTCGCCTTCGTCCGCAGCCCCTACCCGAAGGCGACGATCGACGCCTTCGAGCTCGACGCGGCGCGCGCCGCGCCGGGGGTGCGCGGCGTACTCACCGGAGCCGAGTTGAGCGTCGGGCTGAAGCTCCCCGGAGGGTGGCGGGGGAGCCTGCTCGCGACGACCGCAGTCTCCTACGTCGGCGAGCCGGTGGTGATGGTCGTCGCCGACAGCCGCGCCGAAGCCGAGGACGCTGCCGAGCTGGTGGAGGTGCGCTACACCCCGCAGCAGCCGGTGATCGACCTCGAGGAGGCGGTCGCCGACACGGTCTTCGCGCACGACGCGGACACTTCCAACGCCTTCAACCCCTCGGTGAGCGAGGGCTTCGCGACCGTCGACGCCGCGCTCGCGGCGGCGCCGCACTGCTTCACCGAGCGCATCGAGCAGCACCGCTACGTCCACTCCCCGATGGAGGGGCGTGCCGTCGCTGCCCGCTGGCAGTCGGCGACGGGCCAGCTCACGGTCTGGATCTCGACCCAGGGTCCGCACCCCGCCGTCTCGCACTTTGCCTCGGTGATGCAGGTCGACCAGACCAAGGTGCGTGTCATCGCCGGCGACGTCGGCGGTGCCTTCGGCCAGAAGATCTCGGTGAGCCGGGAGGAGACGGCGATCCCCGTCGCCGCCCGCCTCCTCGACCGGCCGCTCCGCTGGATCGAGGATCGCTACGAGAACCTCGTCGCCGGTCCGCACGCGCGCCGCGAGTTCGCCGACGTCTCGGTGGCGACCGACGAGGAGGGACGGATCCTCGCGATGAAGGTCGACCACTACCAGGACTGCGGGGCCTACGGCGGATCGGGCGGCGGCAACTTCGTGACGATGATCCCCGGCCCCTACCGGATCCCCGTCGTCGAGGTGCGGTCGACCTCGATCCGCACGAACACCTCCTCGCGCGCCGCGTACCGGGGGCCCTGGATGCTCGAGTCCGTGCTGCGCGAGACGATGCTCGACCTCATCGCCCGGCGACTCGGCATCGACGTCCTCGAGATCCGCCGCCGCAACATCCTGCATCGCGAGGAGCTCCCCTACCGGACCGGCACGGGGATGAACTACGACCTCATCACTGCGGAGGAGACGATGGAGCGCGCCGTCGCCCTCCTCGACTACGGCGCCTTCCGCAGCGCGCAGCAGGAGGCCCGCCGCGAGGGTCGCTACCTCGGTGTCGGGATCAGCGTCTTCGTCGAGCCCTCGGCGATGGGTGCCCGCCGGGTGAGCGACGGGGCGGCGATCCGCATCGACACCTCCGGCAAGGTCCTCGTCAGCGTGGGGAGCGGCTCGCAGGGCCACAGCGTCGAGACGACGATCTGCCAGATCGTCGCCGACGAGCTCGGTGTCGATCTCGCCGACGTGAGCATCGTCATCGGCGACACCGCGGCGACCCCCTTCGGAGCGACCACCGGCGGCAGCCGCAACGCGGTGAGCGGCGGGAACTCCGCGATCAAGGCCGCCGTCGACCTGCGGGGAAAGGTGCTCGAGATCGCCGGCCATGCGCTCGAGGCGAGCGTCGAGGACCTCGAGATCGAAAAGGGCGTGGTGCAGGTGCGCGGCGCCCCGGTGCGGCAGAAGAGCCTGGGGGAGATCGCCACGCTCGCGGAGACCTCCCTCAACCTCCCGGCAGGGATGCAACCGGGCCTCGAGACGGTCGGGCGCTTCACGACGAGCACCGGCTACACCTTCTCCAACGCCACCCACGTGGCGGTCTGCGAGGTGGACGTCGAGACCGGGCAGGTGGCCGTGCGGCGCTTCATCGTGAGCGAGGACTGCGGCGTGATGATCAACCCCAATGTCGTCGAGGGACAGATCGCAGGCGGCGTGATCCAGGGGATCGGCGGCGTCCTGTACGAGCACTTCGTCTACGACGAGGCCGGCAACCCGCTCACCACCACCTACCTCGACTACCTCATCCCGACCTCGACCGAGGTGCCGGTCATCGAGTACGACCACCTGGAGACGGCGGCCACGACCAACCCCGGCGGCTTCAAGGGGATGGGGGAGGGAGGCGCGATCGGCGCCCCCGCGGCGATCATCAACGCCGTGGCGGACGCGCTCGCACCCTTCGGCGTGGAGATCACCCGCCAGCCGCTCACGCCACCGCGGGTGCTCGCGCTGCTCGACGGCGCTGCGCTGCCGGCCTGA
- a CDS encoding acryloyl-CoA reductase: protein MAGLGRFRALVATEQGVPPAFAEVGEESLGEGEVTVEVAYSSLNYKDALATTATAPVVRRFPLTIGIDLAGSVVASSDPGFSVGDEVLVAGGGLGEDHPGAYARYARVPAEWCVRLPEGLGAVGAMALGTAGLTAMLCCAALERNGATPERLGGEPVLVTGAAGGVGSYAVALLGRLGYTVVASTGRVEEAAYLSALGAARVVGREELAPVGRGPLGPVSFASAIDVVGGATLAEVLRRTAPNGTVAACGLAGGSQLESTVYPFILRGVVLAGVNSVTLHAEERRATWSRLGALLPDGLAGTVARVEALSEVASLAPEVLAGRVRGRVVLDVAR from the coding sequence GTGGCCGGCCTCGGCCGCTTCCGGGCGCTCGTCGCCACCGAACAGGGCGTGCCCCCGGCCTTCGCCGAGGTCGGCGAGGAGTCCCTCGGCGAGGGCGAGGTCACCGTCGAGGTCGCCTACTCGAGCCTCAACTACAAAGACGCCCTCGCCACCACCGCGACGGCTCCGGTGGTGCGGCGCTTCCCGCTCACCATCGGCATCGACCTCGCCGGCAGCGTCGTCGCCTCGAGCGACCCGGGCTTCTCCGTCGGCGACGAGGTGCTCGTCGCCGGCGGCGGTCTCGGCGAGGACCACCCCGGCGCGTACGCCCGCTACGCGCGCGTGCCGGCGGAGTGGTGCGTCCGCCTCCCCGAGGGCCTCGGCGCCGTCGGGGCGATGGCGCTCGGCACCGCGGGGCTGACCGCGATGCTGTGCTGCGCGGCGCTCGAGCGCAACGGCGCGACGCCCGAGCGCCTAGGCGGCGAGCCGGTGCTCGTCACCGGCGCTGCGGGCGGCGTCGGCTCGTACGCGGTGGCGCTGCTCGGCCGCCTTGGCTACACCGTCGTCGCCTCGACCGGACGGGTCGAGGAGGCCGCTTACCTCAGCGCGCTCGGCGCGGCGCGCGTCGTCGGGCGCGAGGAGCTGGCCCCGGTCGGGCGCGGCCCCCTCGGTCCGGTGAGCTTCGCCTCGGCGATCGACGTCGTCGGGGGCGCGACCCTCGCCGAGGTGCTCCGCCGCACGGCGCCGAACGGCACCGTCGCGGCCTGCGGGCTGGCGGGGGGCAGCCAGCTCGAGAGCACGGTCTACCCCTTCATCCTGCGCGGCGTCGTCCTCGCCGGCGTGAACTCGGTGACGCTGCACGCCGAGGAGCGACGGGCCACCTGGTCGCGCCTCGGGGCGCTCCTCCCCGACGGCCTCGCCGGGACGGTCGCCCGCGTCGAGGCGCTCTCGGAGGTGGCCTCCCTCGCGCCGGAGGTGCTCGCGGGTAGGGTGCGCGGGCGCGTCGTCCTCGACGTCGCGCGCTGA